Proteins encoded in a region of the Nicotiana tomentosiformis chromosome 9, ASM39032v3, whole genome shotgun sequence genome:
- the LOC117279962 gene encoding uncharacterized protein, with translation MLSIGIEKIRTSILISTSFNQSPIWKMWPKSNNPPVEPPEVKPMPGRPKRCSRRDNDVPRKKKWGKASKKGAKMTCSNCHQSGHNKKWCKSGPHERPRTTTESTPNIQLATQQSSITTEAMPMRQPSTQHSSVPSSLCQDTTKFRNNTSTRRGRGRGLGIGVGRGKGRGTGIGRGTGLGRGSGASSDSTSTASSAPAGFATAASLHAATKSVSVAVGKKRTRKLGFGIYTDTESGRQVLNPEILSERVISSGRQLKNTSLTNIDLGFKPPGLIWKEKTTITGNQLQQQKDLQMKKKKTY, from the exons ATGTTGAGCATTGGTATAGAAAAGATACGTACTTCAATACTTATAAGTACTTCATTCAACCAATCCCCAATATGGAAGATGTGGCCTAAATCAAATAACCCACCAGTCGAGCCACCTGAAGTTAAACCAATGCCTGGTAGACCCAAGAGATGTAGTAGAAGGGACAACGATGTACCAAGAAAAAAGAAATGGGGAAAAGCATCAAAGAAAGGAGCCAAGATGACATGTTCTAACTGCCATCAAAGTGGACACAACAAAAAATGGTGCAAATCAGGG CCTCACGAAAGACCAAGAACAACAACTGAATCAACACCAAACATTCAACTTGCTACTCAACAATCTAGTATAACTACTGAAGCAATGCCAATGAGACAACCTAGTACCCAACATTCTAGTGTTCCTTCTTCTTTATGTCAAGATACTACAAAATTTAGAAATAATACTTCTACTAGGAGAGGCAGAGGGAGAGGACTAGGAATAGGAGTTGGCAGAGGAAAGGGAAGGGGAACTGGTATAGGAAGGGGCACTGGTTTAGGAAGAGGAAGTGGGGCTAGTTCTGATTCAACAAGCACAGCCTCCAGTGCGCCTGCTGGATTTGCTACTGCTGCTTCTCTTCATGCTGCTACTAAATCTGTTTCTGTTGCTGTTGgaaaaaaaagaacaagaaaatTGGGATTTGGCATTTACACAGACACAGAATCTGGAAGACAAGTTCTTAAT CCGGAAATACTAAGTGAAAGAGTCATCTCCAGTGGGAGACAATTAAAGAATACATCACTTACCAATATTGATCTTGGATTCAAACCACCTGGATTGATATGGAAGGAAAAAACTACTATTACTGGAAACCAACTTCAACAACAAAAAGATTTgcaaatgaagaagaaaaaaacttatTAG